In the Candidatus Binataceae bacterium genome, ATTCCTGACAAGTCTTTCGCCACTTCTTTAACTCCGCTGGTATTCGCCTCGAAAGTTAACTCCCGTTGCTTACTGCTGACGGAAAGGTGGATTTCCCCCCGAAGTAGCACTCAATGGTCTCCACTTTCCCGTCTCTGAGCCGGAAATACTCTACATTCCGGAATGATTTACCGTTCTTTGTGTGGCAAAGATACTTCACAAACGCCTCGTTGCCGCTTCCGAACACCTGCTCCAGATCAAATCGATCGATGAAGTTAACCTGTGTATCCCAGCATTGCGTTTTGAAAGCGCTCTTACTGATGTGGTCGTCGCCGGCCGCGCTCGTGAAGGTAAAGTTGTCGGCCATCAGGGCCTCAAATTGACCCTGGTCCTTTTTCTCCCATGCCCTATACCACCTCCGGACAATTTCTTCGTATGTCGTGCTCGGCTCCGTACCTGCGCGCGCCCGCGCCGCTACCAAGAGCCCCGCCGCTGCAGCCAGTGCGCAAGCT is a window encoding:
- a CDS encoding nuclear transport factor 2 family protein; translated protein: MDMTRIGVSRRKALESGACALAAAAGLLVAARARAGTEPSTTYEEIVRRWYRAWEKKDQGQFEALMADNFTFTSAAGDDHISKSAFKTQCWDTQVNFIDRFDLEQVFGSGNEAFVKYLCHTKNGKSFRNVEYFRLRDGKVETIECYFGGKSTFPSAVSNGS